TTCGTCGATTGCCATTTGCATGTATTGATAATCTTTTTCATCCATAACCATCGCTCCCTAGCCATAGTGTAGCATTTTTTCGCAGAAATTGTTCCACGTGGAAAAATGCCGTAGAATAATGTCGATAAATAGCTTGAACGCTCTATTTTTCATTTCATTCGTGTGTTAAAATAAGAAGCACTATAATTATGATAGATGAAGGGGGACTTCTGATGCCTGTTCCGTTTATAACGGTTGAAGGTCCGATTGGCGTCGGAAAAACGTCACTTTCCAAAGCAATTGCAGAAACGCAACAATTTCATTTGCTTCAAGAAATCGTCGACGAAAATCCGTTTTTAAATAAATTTTACAAAAACATTGAGGAATGGAGTTTTCAAACCGAAATGTTTTTTCTTTGCAATCGCTATAAACAACTTAGCGATGTTAAGACTGAAATAACGATTGGACAAAAATCGGTCGTTGCAGATTACAATATATTTAAGAATTTGATATTTGCACAGCGCACGCTTGATTCAGTCGAATACAAAAAGTACGAAGAAATTTACACTATTTTAACGAAAGACATGCCGATACCAAATATAATCGTTTATTTGCATGCCAGTATCGACACGCTTATGGAACGTATTTCGCGGCGCGGACGCGACTTCGAGAAAAACATGGATCGTGCTTATTTACAGCAGCTTTCCGATGATTACGATACATTTATTACCCATTTTGAATCAACACATCCCAATATACCAGTACTTCGTTTTAATGGGGATGATCTTGATTTTGTGAACAATAAAAAAGACCTGCAATTTATATTAGATACAGTCGATTCGACGATTCGAAAAGGAGTTAGTTTTAATTGAACTTACGTGAAAAATATGGGATACCCAAAAATGCAGTGATTACTGTAGCAGGAACGGTAGGTGTGGGAAAGTCCACAATGACACAAGCTCTTGCAGATGCACTGGATTTTAAAACTTCTTTTGAAAATGTTGATGAAAATCCTTATTTGGATCGTTTTTACGATGATTTTGAAAAATGGAGTTTCCATTTGCAAATTTATTTTCTGGCAGAACGCTTTAAAGAACAAAAACGTATTTTTGAAAGCGGTGGCGGTTTTATCCAAGATCGTTCTATTTACGAGGATACAGGTATCTTTGCAAAAATGCATGCCGACAACGGAACGATGGATCCGGTCGATTATGATACATACACGAATTTATTTGAAGCGATGGTGATGACTCCGTACTTCCCGCATCCAAATCTGCTCGTTTATTTGGATGGTTCAATGGAAGATATCCTTCAGCGTATCGAAGAGCGTGGTCGTCCGATGGAACAACAGACGCCAATTTTGTATTGGGAAGAGATGCACGGACGTTATGAGCGTTGGATTAGCTCTTTCGATGCTTGTCCAGTGCTTAAAATCAATATTAATGATTATGATTTAATGAAAAATCCGCGTGAAATTGAACAAGTTATAGCACGGATTGGAAGCGCCTTGAAGTAAATAACTACAGAATAATATCGTAAGCAACCATTTTCATCTGGTTGCTTTTTTTGTTTGCCTTTATTTCACTGAATGGGCTTTTGTAGAATACACTAATAAAGATATTATTTAGCAAAGGAGAAATGATACAGTGTATTTTCATTCGAACAATGATTATTCATCCTTAATGAATTACTGGAATCCCAGTACGGCATATACAGCTCCGGTTAGGTATATTTTGAATACGCCTGATTTATTCGGGAGAAATTATTTGAGCAAGGCGGAAGTTGATTTTAAAAGTATGAATCGGCTTCTTTGGGAAGAACACGTCAACTGGACTAGAATGACGATAATCAGCATTGTGTTCAACTTGCCCGATTTACAGTATGTACAAGAGCGACTTTTGAGAAATGCGACGGACATGGGAAATTGTTTGCGTCCATTTTACGGTAATCAAATTGCTGACAGGTATGCAGAACTCTTAAAGGAACATCTTGTCCTTGCGGCGGAATTAGTAACGGCTGCCGCAAAAGGGGATGCAAAAGTAGCGTCGGAAAAAGAGAAAGAGTGGTATAGAAATGCGGATGATATTGCTCAATTTTTAAGTAGTATTAATCCGTGTTTTGATAAAGAAGATATTCGGACAATGCTTTATGAGCATTTAGCATTAACGAAATTTGAAGCTGTTTCTATGATTGAAAAAAATTATAAAGAAGATGTAGCGGTTTTTGACAAAATTGAGGCGCAAGCTTTGGAAATGGCGGACGTAATCTCTGACGGCATTATTCAACAATTTCCACGTATGTTCGGCTTATATTACACTTGCTAGGATAGCTATTAAAAAACAGCACACCATTTTACTTGGTGTGCTGTTTTGTTATACATAAGAAACGACTTTACTAAAAAACTCTTGATAAAGTTCCCTTAAGATTTTAGTTTCATCTTTTTTATCGACACCGAAGACGAGACTTACTTCGGATGATCCTTGGTTAATCATTTCAATGTTCGCCCCGGTGCGAGAAATAGCAGACGCTGCTCGTGCGGCGAGGCCTGTTGTATGGCGCATTCCTTCTCCGACCAGAACAACCATAGAATAATCCGTATTTCGCAAATGGACATCATCCGCTTCTAATTCTTCTTTTACACGACGAACAATTCTTTCGCTATTTTCTTCATTTAAAAATTTGCTCCGAATTATTACGGACAAATTATCAATCCCGGACGGAGTATGTTCAAATGGTATCTCCTCATCTTCTAATATTTCCAATAGGCGACGTCCGAAACCAATTTCTAGGTTCATTAAGTATTTATAGACGAATAGTGTTGAAAAACCGCTGTCAGCAGCAATACCAATGACGGGCTGTGCGGAATGATCACGATCTCTTACGATTAATGTTCCGGGAGCTCCCGGATTGTTCGTGTTTTTTATACAGACGGGCACGGACCGAAGAAAGGCAGGCATAAGTGCTTCATCGTGGAAAACAGAGAACCCAGCATAGGCTAGTTCACGCATTTCACGGTAAGTCATTTTTTCGATGGCAACAGGTTGGTCTACAATGGTTGGGTTTGCAGTGAACACCGAATCGACGTCAGTAAAGTTCTCATACAATTCCGCGCGAATCGCAGCCGCAACAATCGATCCTGTTATATCCGAACCACCGCGGTTAAACGTCCGTAATGTCCCGTCTTCCGTGTATCCAAAGAATCCAGGGAATACAATTATGCCTGGTTCGTCTTTTAATTTTTCAAGACGGTCGTATCCTTCAGGTAATGCACGGACACGTTCGGGACGATTATTAACAAGGAGTCCCGCTTTTTTTGGACAAACGTACTGTGCTTCGAGCCCAATGTGATTAAAGTATTCGGCAATTAACTTCGCATTATTATCCTCGCCTGCTGCTTTGATGGCGTCCATAAATAAGCCTTCATCTTCCTGATTTATAGAAAGACGTTCACGCAAGTCATTTTCGATAATGCTAATAATTTTTTCACCAAGTCCGAGACCTACTGCGATTGAACGATATCGATCGACAACACTTTCTAGCTCAATGTCGATGTTTTTTCGATTAAGAGCTGCTTCGGCTAGCTTAATCAGTAAATCCGTAACTTTTTCATCTTCATTGAATCTTTTCCCTGGTGCAGACACAACAATGATTTTTCTTGAAGAATCGCTCTTCACGATATTTGCAACTTTCTTAATC
This genomic window from Sporosarcina sp. Marseille-Q4063 contains:
- a CDS encoding aspartate kinase, with product MKVCKFGGTSVATAEQIKKVANIVKSDSSRKIIVVSAPGKRFNEDEKVTDLLIKLAEAALNRKNIDIELESVVDRYRSIAVGLGLGEKIISIIENDLRERLSINQEDEGLFMDAIKAAGEDNNAKLIAEYFNHIGLEAQYVCPKKAGLLVNNRPERVRALPEGYDRLEKLKDEPGIIVFPGFFGYTEDGTLRTFNRGGSDITGSIVAAAIRAELYENFTDVDSVFTANPTIVDQPVAIEKMTYREMRELAYAGFSVFHDEALMPAFLRSVPVCIKNTNNPGAPGTLIVRDRDHSAQPVIGIAADSGFSTLFVYKYLMNLEIGFGRRLLEILEDEEIPFEHTPSGIDNLSVIIRSKFLNEENSERIVRRVKEELEADDVHLRNTDYSMVVLVGEGMRHTTGLAARAASAISRTGANIEMINQGSSEVSLVFGVDKKDETKILRELYQEFFSKVVSYV
- a CDS encoding deoxynucleoside kinase — encoded protein: MNLREKYGIPKNAVITVAGTVGVGKSTMTQALADALDFKTSFENVDENPYLDRFYDDFEKWSFHLQIYFLAERFKEQKRIFESGGGFIQDRSIYEDTGIFAKMHADNGTMDPVDYDTYTNLFEAMVMTPYFPHPNLLVYLDGSMEDILQRIEERGRPMEQQTPILYWEEMHGRYERWISSFDACPVLKININDYDLMKNPREIEQVIARIGSALK
- a CDS encoding deoxynucleoside kinase, which codes for MPVPFITVEGPIGVGKTSLSKAIAETQQFHLLQEIVDENPFLNKFYKNIEEWSFQTEMFFLCNRYKQLSDVKTEITIGQKSVVADYNIFKNLIFAQRTLDSVEYKKYEEIYTILTKDMPIPNIIVYLHASIDTLMERISRRGRDFEKNMDRAYLQQLSDDYDTFITHFESTHPNIPVLRFNGDDLDFVNNKKDLQFILDTVDSTIRKGVSFN